The following coding sequences lie in one Bacillota bacterium genomic window:
- a CDS encoding type II toxin-antitoxin system RelE/ParE family toxin, with translation MGEDIQDQLLKILEDCHNIVIYDDVRSYILNCYRPKVASKILYSIALLNNNGLSLGERYIHRIWESKYSLWELRIRFANARERILFFAIDDGKFLLTRCFNKTTDKVPSIEIRRAERIYEWYLKERRR, from the coding sequence ATGGGAGAGGACATACAGGATCAGCTGCTAAAAATACTTGAAGATTGCCACAATATCGTTATCTACGACGATGTGAGAAGCTACATACTGAACTGTTACAGGCCCAAGGTAGCCTCAAAAATTCTATATAGCATAGCGTTGCTGAATAACAACGGTCTCTCCCTGGGCGAAAGATATATTCACCGAATCTGGGAAAGCAAGTATAGCCTTTGGGAATTGAGGATCAGGTTCGCCAACGCCCGTGAGCGCATCCTGTTCTTTGCTATTGATGACGGAAAGTTTCTGTTGACACGGTGCTTTAATAAGACTACCGACAAAGTTCCTTCCATAGAGATCAGAAGGGCAGAACGCATTTACGAATGGTACTTGAAAGAAAGGAGACGCTGA
- a CDS encoding helix-turn-helix transcriptional regulator, translating into MRKFYTMKEVADQIKEKRPDIIEAMAHDELQYRIAQAIISARNERKWSQEMLAKHAGLTQAQVSRLESAQVGHIHTVIKAFNALGLKLKVQS; encoded by the coding sequence ATGCGTAAATTTTACACCATGAAAGAGGTTGCCGACCAGATAAAAGAAAAACGCCCCGATATAATTGAGGCGATGGCTCATGACGAATTGCAGTACAGAATCGCCCAAGCGATCATATCCGCTCGGAACGAACGTAAGTGGAGTCAGGAAATGCTTGCAAAACATGCAGGACTGACACAGGCGCAAGTTTCCAGGCTGGAGAGCGCTCAGGTGGGGCATATCCACACCGTGATCAAGGCTTTTAACGCCCTGGGACTGAAGCTGAAGGTTCAGAGTTAA
- the cobA gene encoding uroporphyrinogen-III C-methyltransferase produces MQKGMVYLVGAGPGDPGLITVKGLDLIEKAQTIVYDRLVNPRLLARAASGAELIYAGKSPAGHTMTQREINDLLVERAGRGEVVVRLKGGDPFVFGRGGEEAEALAEAGIPFEVVPGVTSALAVPAYAGIPVTHRDCTSTLSIITGNEDPAKEDSRINWDKLAAGTGTLVFLMGMSNLEQIVNRLVRHGRFPLTPAAAISWGTRAEQQVLVGTLADIVPQAKEKGMTNPAVVVVGEVVNFREKLAWFERKPLFGKRVLVTRPREQADALSRAIEALGGEALEFPTIRVVEPENYDALDAALARLGSYRWVIFTSVNGVRFFFRHLRRKGKDVRDLYGAKLCAIGPKTRKALESYALEVDWMPGEYRAEEIAAGLRGKIAPGDRVLLPRADLARTVLAGSLADLGAVVDEVVAYRTLPAEGDTHRIRELLSAGKIHVVTFTSSSTVRNFVQLLGGPDLPRLLARVTVACIGPVTACTVRELGLPVHAVARRYTVEGLIQAVLEGTQGRGKNDQY; encoded by the coding sequence ATGCAAAAGGGAATGGTTTACCTGGTAGGGGCAGGGCCCGGAGACCCGGGATTGATCACGGTGAAAGGTCTGGACCTGATTGAAAAGGCCCAAACAATCGTTTACGACCGCCTGGTCAATCCCCGCCTCCTCGCGCGGGCCGCTTCCGGAGCCGAGCTGATCTATGCAGGAAAGAGCCCTGCCGGCCATACCATGACCCAGCGGGAAATCAACGACCTGCTGGTGGAAAGGGCCGGCCGGGGGGAGGTGGTAGTGCGCCTGAAGGGAGGGGACCCTTTTGTTTTTGGCCGCGGCGGAGAGGAAGCCGAAGCCCTGGCGGAAGCGGGGATTCCCTTCGAAGTGGTACCGGGTGTCACTTCGGCCCTGGCCGTTCCTGCCTACGCCGGGATTCCGGTCACCCACCGGGACTGCACCTCTACCCTCTCCATCATCACGGGAAACGAAGACCCCGCAAAGGAGGATTCCCGGATCAACTGGGACAAGCTGGCCGCCGGTACGGGGACACTGGTTTTTCTGATGGGGATGTCCAATCTGGAACAGATTGTGAACCGGCTTGTTCGCCATGGCCGCTTCCCCCTGACACCGGCGGCCGCGATCTCCTGGGGGACGCGGGCGGAACAGCAGGTCCTGGTGGGTACGCTGGCTGACATCGTCCCGCAGGCGAAAGAAAAGGGAATGACAAATCCTGCAGTGGTCGTTGTCGGGGAAGTGGTGAACTTCCGGGAAAAGCTGGCCTGGTTTGAGCGAAAACCTCTTTTCGGGAAGCGAGTTCTGGTTACCCGGCCGCGGGAACAGGCGGATGCCCTCTCCCGGGCGATTGAAGCCCTGGGAGGAGAAGCACTGGAATTCCCCACGATCCGGGTGGTGGAGCCGGAGAACTACGATGCGCTGGACGCCGCCCTCGCACGGCTCGGCTCCTACCGTTGGGTTATCTTCACGAGCGTGAACGGAGTGCGTTTCTTTTTCAGGCACCTGCGGCGAAAGGGAAAGGATGTCCGGGATCTTTACGGAGCGAAGCTGTGCGCCATCGGCCCCAAAACCAGGAAAGCCCTGGAAAGTTACGCTTTAGAGGTTGACTGGATGCCCGGCGAGTACCGGGCGGAAGAGATTGCCGCCGGTTTGCGGGGGAAGATCGCGCCCGGCGACCGGGTGCTCCTGCCCCGCGCCGATCTTGCCCGCACAGTGCTGGCCGGCTCCTTGGCCGACCTGGGGGCAGTGGTGGATGAGGTGGTGGCTTACCGGACCCTTCCGGCGGAGGGGGATACTCACCGGATCCGGGAGCTGCTCAGTGCGGGGAAGATCCACGTGGTTACTTTTACCAGTTCCTCTACGGTCCGCAACTTTGTGCAGCTCCTCGGAGGGCCTGACTTGCCCCGGCTGCTGGCTCGCGTAACGGTGGCATGCATCGGCCCCGTGACCGCCTGTACGGTGCGGGAATTGGGTCTCCCCGTGCACGCGGTAGCCCGCCGGTATACCGTTGAAGGCCTGATCCAGGCCGTTTTAGAGGGAACGCAGGGGAGAGGTAAAAATGATCAGTATTAG
- the nirJ1 gene encoding putative heme d1 biosynthesis radical SAM protein NirJ1, translating into MISISKLLCGSENFGDSLRYSPSSRRQLHGAAAGRGPVVVWNMTRTCNLRCIHCYASAEPEKHPGEMSTAEAKRFIDDLAAFKVPVLLFSGGEPLMRPDFFELAAYAASRGIRPTVSTNGTLITCEVARRLKETGVGYVGISLDGIGESNDRFRGKRGAFAAALRGIRNCLAAGQRVGLRFTMNRHNYDQLEPVFDLIESENIPRVCFYHLVYTGRGREMLAEGLSHTQTRAALDLIMERTLDFHRRGVPREILTVDNHADGVYVYLKLRRQDPARAELVYRLLKQNGGNRTGIAIAAVDWEGYVHPDQFTPHHTFGNVREKSFGAIWTDLSQPILAGLKNRRSLLKGRCARCRWLELCNGNFRSRAEAFYRDFWAPDPACYLTDEEIGVA; encoded by the coding sequence ATGATCAGTATTAGCAAACTGCTTTGTGGAAGCGAAAATTTCGGAGACTCGTTACGTTACAGCCCCTCCTCCCGCCGCCAACTCCACGGGGCGGCAGCGGGCCGGGGCCCGGTTGTGGTCTGGAATATGACCCGCACCTGCAACCTGCGCTGCATCCACTGTTATGCAAGCGCGGAACCGGAAAAACATCCGGGCGAAATGAGCACCGCCGAAGCGAAGAGGTTTATTGACGACCTGGCCGCATTTAAGGTGCCGGTGCTCTTATTTTCCGGCGGGGAACCTTTAATGCGCCCCGATTTTTTCGAACTTGCCGCATATGCCGCCAGCCGGGGGATCAGGCCCACTGTTTCCACCAACGGCACCTTGATTACATGCGAAGTGGCCCGCCGCCTGAAAGAAACCGGTGTAGGATATGTGGGGATCAGCCTCGACGGGATTGGAGAGAGCAACGACCGTTTCCGGGGGAAAAGGGGCGCCTTTGCGGCGGCCCTGCGGGGAATCCGGAACTGCCTGGCGGCCGGGCAGCGGGTGGGCCTGCGCTTCACCATGAACCGGCACAATTACGACCAGCTCGAGCCGGTTTTTGACCTGATCGAGAGTGAAAACATCCCCCGCGTCTGTTTTTATCACCTTGTTTACACCGGCCGGGGGAGGGAGATGCTTGCCGAAGGCCTATCCCATACCCAGACCCGCGCCGCTCTGGATTTGATTATGGAGAGGACGTTGGATTTTCATCGGCGCGGGGTGCCACGGGAGATCCTGACCGTGGACAACCACGCCGACGGGGTTTATGTCTACTTAAAATTACGCCGGCAAGATCCCGCCCGCGCGGAGCTGGTTTACCGCCTGCTCAAACAAAACGGCGGCAACCGCACGGGTATCGCCATTGCCGCGGTCGATTGGGAGGGCTACGTCCACCCGGACCAGTTTACTCCCCACCACACCTTTGGCAACGTCCGGGAAAAGAGCTTCGGTGCGATCTGGACCGACCTTTCCCAACCCATCCTGGCAGGGCTGAAAAACCGGCGTTCCCTTTTAAAGGGGCGCTGCGCCCGCTGCCGCTGGCTGGAACTCTGCAACGGCAATTTCCGCAGCCGGGCCGAGGCATTCTACCGGGATTTCTGGGCGCCGGACCCCGCATGTTATCTAACTGACGAAGAGATCGGCGTTGCCTAG
- the nirJ2 gene encoding putative heme d1 biosynthesis radical SAM protein NirJ2, translating to MLVSWNTTNACNLACAHCYRDAGARVQEELSTLEGMALIEEIVRAGFKIMIFSGGEPLLRPDIYDLVKYASERGLRPVLGSNGTLVTGEAAGRLKDAGARAVGISLDSTTPEQHDRFRGFSGAWEAAVEGMAACRREGLPFQVHTTVVEWNYEQVEALTDLAVSLGAVAHHVFFLVPAGRGVNIAEESLRAEQYERLLHRLMKKQKDVPIEVKPTCAPQFLRIAAQLGLKLRFQKGCLAGTGYCIISPRGEVQPCAYLNIPVGNVREAPFSVIWRDNPVLKRLRSEAYGGGCGTCDYRSICGGCRARAYFYYGDYMAEEPWCLYRKADNKKRGRVGRDAGSPGQAAP from the coding sequence TTGCTGGTCTCCTGGAACACTACTAACGCCTGTAATCTTGCCTGCGCGCACTGCTACCGCGACGCCGGGGCGCGGGTACAGGAAGAACTGTCCACCCTTGAAGGGATGGCATTGATTGAGGAAATCGTCCGGGCCGGCTTTAAAATCATGATCTTCAGCGGGGGAGAACCCCTGTTAAGGCCCGATATTTACGATCTGGTGAAATATGCTTCTGAAAGGGGCCTGCGTCCGGTTTTGGGCAGCAACGGTACCCTGGTTACCGGGGAGGCGGCCGGGAGGCTAAAGGATGCAGGTGCTCGCGCGGTGGGGATTAGCCTGGACAGCACTACTCCGGAGCAGCATGACCGCTTCCGGGGTTTTTCAGGTGCCTGGGAGGCGGCGGTAGAAGGGATGGCGGCCTGCCGGAGAGAAGGACTGCCCTTTCAGGTTCATACCACAGTGGTCGAATGGAACTACGAACAGGTAGAGGCGTTAACCGACCTCGCGGTAAGCTTAGGCGCTGTCGCCCACCACGTCTTTTTCCTGGTGCCGGCCGGAAGGGGGGTAAATATTGCCGAAGAGTCCCTGCGGGCCGAACAGTACGAGCGCTTGCTGCACCGCTTGATGAAAAAGCAAAAGGATGTCCCGATTGAAGTCAAGCCCACCTGCGCCCCGCAATTTCTGCGGATCGCCGCCCAGCTCGGTCTCAAGTTGCGCTTTCAAAAAGGATGTCTGGCCGGGACGGGTTACTGCATCATAAGCCCCCGGGGAGAGGTCCAGCCCTGCGCCTATTTAAACATTCCCGTGGGCAATGTGCGTGAAGCGCCTTTTAGCGTGATTTGGCGGGATAACCCTGTATTGAAGCGGCTGCGCTCAGAAGCGTACGGGGGCGGGTGCGGTACCTGTGACTACCGGAGCATTTGCGGCGGCTGTCGCGCCCGGGCTTATTTTTACTATGGCGACTATATGGCCGAGGAGCCCTGGTGCCTTTACCGCAAAGCTGACAATAAGAAGAGGGGGAGAGTTGGCCGTGACGCTGGATCACCTGGACAGGCAGCTCCTTAA
- a CDS encoding AsnC family transcriptional regulator, with translation MTLDHLDRQLLNLIQSRFPITPEPFRELAKILGASEEEILARLERLLSAGVIRRLGPIFDSRKLGYTGTLAALKVPPERIEDVAAVVNGFPGVTHNYLREYHYNMWFTLLEETPAQLEATLEEIKVRTGIRDILNLPAAKIFKIRVNFDLGEG, from the coding sequence GTGACGCTGGATCACCTGGACAGGCAGCTCCTTAACTTGATTCAGTCCCGTTTTCCCATTACACCGGAACCTTTCCGGGAGCTGGCGAAAATCCTTGGGGCCAGCGAGGAGGAGATCCTGGCCCGCCTGGAACGACTCCTTTCTGCAGGAGTTATCCGGCGGCTGGGGCCCATCTTTGATTCCCGGAAGTTAGGCTACACCGGGACGCTGGCCGCCCTCAAGGTGCCCCCGGAGCGGATTGAGGATGTTGCCGCCGTTGTCAACGGCTTTCCCGGCGTTACCCACAATTACCTGCGGGAGTACCATTACAACATGTGGTTCACCCTGCTGGAGGAAACCCCGGCCCAGCTTGAAGCCACACTGGAGGAGATAAAAGTGCGCACCGGAATCCGGGATATCCTCAACCTTCCTGCCGCTAAAATCTTCAAGATCAGGGTGAATTTCGACCTGGGGGAGGGATAA
- a CDS encoding Lrp/AsnC family transcriptional regulator has translation MFSEREKEVIRELQAGIPLASRPYRALAERLRMSEEELLARIKDFLDRGVIRRFGAVVRHQDLGYTANALVVWEVPEDHIEEVGRLMAGFDEVTHCYQRPPRLPHWPYNLFTMVHGRSPADCRDIAVRLSRASGVGNYRLLFSVAELKKSCMNYFLEE, from the coding sequence ATGTTCTCCGAACGGGAAAAGGAAGTGATCCGGGAGTTACAAGCTGGGATCCCTCTGGCCAGCCGGCCCTACCGGGCCCTGGCGGAAAGACTCCGGATGAGCGAAGAAGAGCTGCTGGCCCGGATCAAGGATTTTCTGGACCGGGGGGTGATCCGCCGTTTTGGGGCTGTGGTGCGCCATCAGGATCTGGGGTATACGGCCAACGCTCTTGTTGTGTGGGAGGTTCCGGAGGACCACATTGAAGAAGTGGGGCGGCTGATGGCAGGCTTCGACGAGGTTACGCACTGCTACCAGCGCCCTCCCCGTTTGCCCCACTGGCCCTATAACCTCTTTACCATGGTGCACGGGCGCAGTCCGGCGGATTGCCGGGACATTGCGGTCCGGCTTTCCCGCGCCAGCGGTGTGGGGAACTACCGGCTCCTTTTCAGTGTGGCCGAATTAAAAAAGAGTTGTATGAATTATTTTCTGGAGGAGTGA
- the hemL gene encoding glutamate-1-semialdehyde 2,1-aminomutase → MQSGRFQRSREMFAEACRYLPGGVNSPVRAFKAVGGDPVFIARGRGALLYDVDGNEYLDYVASWGPLILGHLHPEVVAALQECLERGTSFGAPTELETELARAIVKAVPSVEMVRLVNSGTEATMSALRLARGYTGRNKIVKFEGCYHGHADFLLIRAGSGALTLGVPSSPGVPASTAANTITAPYNDLDTVEKIFAQEGEEIAAVIVEPVAGNMGVVPPREGFLEGLREITRRYGSLLIFDEVMTGFRVAYGGAQELYHLDPDLTCLGKVIGGGLPVGAYGGKSEIMEQVAPAGPVYQAGTLSGNPLAVTAGLMTLKILNRPGTYAELERKSALLEAGLTAAAREAGLPVTFNRVGSMFCTFFTETPVVDYASACTSNLSRFAVFFRSMLEEGIYLAPSQFEAGFMSLVHTEKQIERTVEAARRAFSAARLSASC, encoded by the coding sequence GTGCAAAGCGGGAGATTTCAGCGGTCCCGGGAAATGTTCGCGGAGGCGTGCCGGTATCTGCCCGGAGGGGTGAACAGCCCGGTGCGGGCCTTTAAAGCGGTCGGGGGGGACCCGGTATTCATCGCCCGGGGCCGGGGGGCGCTCCTTTACGATGTTGACGGGAATGAGTATCTAGATTACGTTGCCTCCTGGGGGCCGCTGATTCTGGGGCACCTGCACCCGGAAGTCGTGGCTGCCTTACAGGAGTGCCTGGAAAGAGGCACCAGCTTCGGAGCACCTACAGAACTGGAAACAGAACTGGCGCGGGCGATTGTGAAGGCGGTCCCTTCCGTGGAAATGGTACGCCTGGTTAACTCCGGGACGGAAGCTACCATGAGCGCTTTGCGCCTCGCCCGGGGTTATACGGGACGGAATAAAATTGTCAAATTTGAAGGCTGCTACCACGGCCATGCCGATTTTTTGTTAATCAGAGCAGGCTCAGGGGCCCTCACGCTGGGGGTACCCAGCAGTCCCGGTGTGCCGGCCAGCACGGCGGCCAACACGATCACCGCCCCGTATAACGACCTGGACACCGTAGAAAAGATCTTTGCACAAGAGGGAGAAGAGATCGCTGCGGTGATCGTGGAACCTGTTGCTGGAAATATGGGCGTGGTACCCCCGCGGGAGGGTTTCCTTGAAGGCTTACGGGAAATCACCCGCCGTTACGGCTCGCTTTTAATCTTTGACGAAGTAATGACAGGCTTTCGCGTCGCCTACGGTGGAGCACAGGAGCTGTACCATCTCGATCCGGACCTGACCTGTCTGGGCAAGGTTATCGGCGGCGGCTTACCGGTCGGGGCCTACGGTGGTAAAAGTGAAATTATGGAGCAGGTGGCCCCGGCAGGGCCGGTCTACCAGGCCGGCACCCTCTCGGGTAATCCCCTCGCGGTGACTGCCGGCCTGATGACACTGAAGATATTGAACAGGCCGGGTACTTATGCGGAACTTGAACGCAAGTCTGCCCTTTTAGAAGCGGGTCTAACCGCTGCCGCCCGGGAAGCGGGTCTTCCGGTAACTTTCAACCGGGTCGGCTCAATGTTCTGCACCTTCTTTACAGAAACTCCGGTTGTGGACTACGCGAGCGCCTGCACCTCCAACCTCAGCCGCTTTGCCGTCTTTTTCCGCTCGATGTTGGAGGAGGGAATTTACCTTGCCCCCTCCCAGTTCGAAGCAGGCTTCATGAGCCTTGTACATACAGAGAAACAGATTGAACGTACTGTAGAAGCTGCCCGCAGGGCTTTTTCGGCCGCCAGGCTTTCTGCTTCCTGCTGA
- the ilvE gene encoding branched-chain-amino-acid transaminase — MGLTIYLNGAFVDEEEARVSVFDHGLLYGDGVFEGIRAYGGRVFRLQEHIDRLYESAKSILLEIGIPKEEMFEAVLETLRRNHLRDAYIRLVVTRGKGDLGLDPRKCPQPTIFIIAAQIQLYPEEMYENGLEVVTVPTRRNIVEGVNPRVKSLNYLNNVLAKIEANLAGVPEAILLNSEGYVTECTGDNIFIVKKQEVITPPSFLGILEGVTRNAVLELAERMGCPTAEKIFTRHDIYIADECFLTGTAAELIPVVKVDGRVIGQGKPGEVTRALIREFRKSTECDGPEIYPGT; from the coding sequence TTGGGGCTTACTATCTATCTGAACGGAGCCTTTGTAGATGAGGAAGAGGCCAGAGTTTCCGTTTTCGACCACGGCCTCCTTTACGGCGACGGAGTCTTCGAAGGGATCCGGGCTTATGGCGGGCGGGTTTTTCGCCTCCAGGAACACATTGACCGCCTTTACGAATCTGCAAAATCCATTCTCCTGGAAATTGGGATTCCAAAAGAAGAGATGTTTGAAGCTGTTCTGGAAACCTTGCGCCGCAACCACCTCAGGGATGCCTATATTAGACTCGTGGTGACGCGGGGGAAGGGGGATTTGGGCCTCGATCCCCGCAAGTGCCCGCAGCCGACGATTTTCATCATTGCTGCTCAGATCCAACTGTACCCGGAGGAAATGTACGAAAACGGCCTGGAAGTGGTAACAGTTCCTACCCGCCGGAACATTGTTGAAGGCGTGAACCCCCGGGTTAAGTCATTAAATTATTTAAATAACGTGCTCGCCAAAATCGAAGCGAATCTCGCAGGTGTACCCGAGGCGATTCTGTTAAATAGCGAAGGGTACGTGACGGAGTGTACCGGGGATAATATTTTTATCGTCAAAAAGCAGGAAGTAATCACACCACCTTCATTTTTAGGCATTTTGGAGGGAGTAACCCGTAACGCAGTTCTTGAATTGGCCGAAAGGATGGGGTGCCCAACTGCAGAAAAGATCTTCACCCGCCACGATATTTATATTGCGGACGAGTGTTTTTTAACGGGAACGGCAGCAGAGTTAATTCCGGTCGTGAAGGTAGATGGTCGCGTCATCGGACAGGGAAAACCGGGCGAGGTAACGAGAGCCTTAATTAGAGAATTTCGGAAATCGACGGAGTGCGACGGTCCGGAAATCTACCCGGGCACTTAA
- the ilvD gene encoding dihydroxy-acid dehydratase: protein MNSNKVKHGVEKAPHRSLLKALGLTDWEIERPFVGIVNSQNELVPGHLHLDQIASAVKAGVRANGGTPFEFPVIAVCDGIAMNHEGMRYSLASRELIADSVEVMAIAHALDALVLIPNCDKVVPGMLMAAIRLNLPAIVISGGPMLAGRFRGRDVSLSTVFEGVGAFSADKITSDELSELEAQACPGCGSCAGMFTANTMNCLTEALGLALPGNGTIPAVSAARIRLAKQAGWQVMELLKKGIRPRDLLTRTAFLNTLAVDMALGGSTNTVLHLPALAKEAGWELELNVVDEINQRVPNLCKLSPAGSQHIQDLHEAGGIPAVMKELLDHALISGDVLTVTGQTVARNLEGTKIMRTDVIRSVADPYGPTGGLAILRGNLAPEGAVVKQSAVAPEMLEHTGPARVFNNEDEAVAAILGKKIQAGDVIVIRYEGPKGGPGMREMLTPTAAVAGMGLDRNVALLTDGRFSGATRGASIGHISPEAAEGGPLALVAEGDFIKIDIPGRRLELLVSEEELARRREKWERPEPRVKSGYLARYAELVASASQGAVLLGSPQRRGGGTI from the coding sequence TTGAACAGCAACAAGGTCAAACACGGTGTAGAAAAGGCTCCCCACCGGTCTTTATTGAAAGCACTTGGTCTTACGGACTGGGAGATCGAGCGTCCTTTTGTGGGAATTGTAAACTCGCAAAATGAATTAGTACCCGGACATCTTCACCTGGATCAGATCGCGTCTGCGGTGAAAGCAGGTGTGCGGGCGAATGGAGGAACACCTTTCGAGTTCCCGGTGATTGCAGTCTGCGATGGCATCGCCATGAACCACGAAGGAATGCGCTACTCCCTGGCGAGCAGGGAGCTGATCGCGGATTCAGTTGAAGTGATGGCAATCGCCCATGCTCTGGATGCCCTTGTACTGATTCCTAATTGCGACAAGGTAGTCCCCGGAATGCTGATGGCGGCCATCAGGTTGAATCTTCCTGCCATCGTCATCAGCGGAGGCCCTATGTTGGCCGGGAGGTTCCGGGGCCGGGACGTGAGCCTCAGCACTGTTTTTGAAGGGGTTGGGGCTTTTAGTGCAGATAAGATCACGTCTGATGAACTCTCGGAACTGGAGGCACAGGCTTGTCCCGGTTGTGGTTCCTGTGCCGGAATGTTCACGGCCAACACGATGAACTGCCTGACGGAGGCGCTGGGCCTGGCTTTACCGGGTAATGGAACAATTCCTGCCGTTTCGGCGGCACGGATCAGGCTTGCAAAACAGGCCGGCTGGCAGGTAATGGAATTGTTGAAAAAGGGGATTCGCCCCCGGGATCTTCTTACCCGGACTGCCTTCCTGAATACCCTGGCGGTAGACATGGCCCTGGGCGGTTCGACAAATACCGTCCTCCACCTTCCGGCCCTTGCGAAGGAAGCGGGATGGGAGCTCGAATTGAACGTCGTCGATGAGATCAACCAAAGAGTGCCCAATCTGTGTAAATTGAGTCCCGCCGGGAGCCAGCACATCCAGGACCTCCACGAAGCCGGAGGAATCCCTGCAGTAATGAAGGAACTTCTCGATCATGCCTTGATTTCCGGGGATGTCCTGACGGTTACGGGACAGACCGTAGCCAGAAATCTCGAGGGGACGAAGATTATGCGAACAGATGTCATCCGGAGCGTGGCCGATCCGTACGGCCCTACCGGAGGGCTGGCTATCTTGAGAGGGAACCTGGCACCCGAAGGAGCTGTTGTAAAACAGTCTGCCGTTGCTCCGGAAATGCTTGAGCACACAGGGCCGGCCCGGGTCTTTAACAACGAAGATGAGGCTGTCGCCGCAATCTTAGGGAAAAAGATTCAAGCCGGAGACGTGATTGTTATCAGATACGAGGGGCCCAAAGGCGGGCCCGGCATGCGGGAGATGCTGACACCTACCGCTGCTGTTGCAGGGATGGGGCTGGACAGGAATGTTGCCCTGCTTACCGATGGGCGTTTTTCCGGGGCAACCCGGGGCGCTTCAATCGGTCATATTTCACCGGAGGCGGCAGAGGGAGGGCCCCTTGCCCTGGTCGCAGAAGGAGACTTCATCAAGATCGATATTCCAGGCCGCCGGCTGGAGCTTTTGGTTTCTGAGGAGGAACTGGCGCGGCGGCGGGAGAAATGGGAGCGGCCCGAACCCAGGGTGAAGTCGGGGTATCTTGCCCGCTATGCAGAGCTTGTTGCTTCGGCCAGCCAGGGCGCCGTCCTGCTGGGTTCTCCTCAGCGCAGGGGGGGTGGCACGATTTGA